From Lolium perenne isolate Kyuss_39 chromosome 5, Kyuss_2.0, whole genome shotgun sequence, a single genomic window includes:
- the LOC127304696 gene encoding glutaredoxin-C15 — protein sequence MEKVTRLSAEKAVVIFTANIDCPMSHTVTTLFSGLGVGAVVHELDKDPRGRDMERDLARRLGRNPPVPAVFIGGKLIGSTDRIISLHLGGKLVPMLKAAGAMWL from the coding sequence ATGGAGAAGGTGACAAGGCTGTCGGCGGAGAAGGCGGTGGTGATCTTCACGGCGAACATCGACTGCCCGATGAGCCATACGGTGACGACCCTCTTCTCTGGCCTCGGCGTAGGCGCGGTGGTGCACGAGCTGGACAAGGACCCACGCGGCCGCGACATGGAGCGGGATCTCGCCCGCCGCCTCGGCCGCAATCCGCCCGTCCCCGCCGTCTTCATTGGAGGCAAGCTCATCGGCTCCACCGACAGGATCATATCGTTGCATCTCGGAGGCAAGCTGGTGCCCATGCTCAAAGCCGCCGGAGCCATGTGGCTGTGA